In the genome of Raphanus sativus cultivar WK10039 chromosome 4, ASM80110v3, whole genome shotgun sequence, one region contains:
- the LOC108852915 gene encoding zinc finger protein ZAT12-like yields MEKEREIEMINKMASCLVYLSKYHHHDTKSRVFACKTCNKEFPSFQALGGHRASHRRSAALEGHAPPSPKRVKPVKHECPICGAEFAIGQALGGHMRKHRGGGGSRSLAPTPVTMKKSGGGNGKRVLCLDLNLTPGENDYLTLELGRL; encoded by the coding sequence atggaaaaagaaagagagatagagatgatCAACAAGATGGCAAGCTGCTTGGTTTATCTATCAAAGTATCACCACCACGACACCAAAAGCCGCGTTTTCGCGTGCAAGACATGCAACAAGGAGTTCCCGTCGTTCCAAGCCTTGGGAGGCCACCGAGCAAGCCACCGCAGATCGGCGGCTCTTGAAGGCCACGCACCTCCTTCTCCCAAGAGAGTCAAACCGGTGAAACACGAGTGTCCTATATGCGGTGCCGAGTTCGCCATAGGGCAAGCCTTGGGTGGTCACATGCGGAAGcatagaggaggaggaggtagCCGAAGTTTGGCACCAACGCCGGTAACGATGAAGAAATCCGGCGGGGGTAACGGAAAGAGGGTCTTGTGTTTGGATTTGAACTTGACGCCGGGAGAGAATGATTATTTGACGTTGGAGCTTGGGAGGTTGTGA